In Verrucomicrobiota bacterium, a genomic segment contains:
- a CDS encoding exopolysaccharide biosynthesis polyprenyl glycosylphosphotransferase, with product MSPDEKAMAGSRVQSRTDWYFGGRMWLVIDFAAGLLAILLAYWLNPDLTLGWESSFAGQPGAYPAALGFGVLLALVADINGLHDPLRQQRLWPVTLRIISALAVTMLLAVVILYALALQQLGRTVSLQAFICAGLVMGLARIALYRIQGLSRRRILLLLGREKREGLRKRIEESGLPFRVADLPDSFDDSIESSRLMELCRKLRIDEVVVPEQSGDSDAVPIWMECLESGIQVSHVRAFVERYFYWVDCSDVGPNWFLELDLRLTHPVYHRWKRLSDILLAGIGLVLAIPLLVVFLVCIWLETGRPLFFRQTRVGLRERPFSIWKLRTISVLREEETRDSDRLHDFRVTRIGYLLRRSRLDEVPQFWNILKGDMSFIGPRPEWLDVAEDLEKRVPFYPYRSLVKPGLTGWAQINYGYAESDEEVREKLGFDLYYIKNASVLLDLQILIRTIGSIMRGSR from the coding sequence ATGAGCCCTGACGAAAAAGCTATGGCTGGATCACGCGTCCAGAGCCGAACGGATTGGTATTTTGGTGGAAGGATGTGGCTGGTCATCGATTTTGCTGCGGGTCTTTTGGCCATCCTGCTGGCTTACTGGCTAAACCCGGATCTGACGCTTGGATGGGAATCTTCCTTCGCTGGCCAGCCCGGTGCTTATCCGGCGGCGCTTGGGTTCGGAGTGCTTCTGGCACTGGTGGCGGATATCAACGGATTGCACGATCCACTTCGTCAGCAAAGGCTTTGGCCGGTTACCCTTCGAATAATTTCAGCCCTCGCAGTCACTATGTTGCTTGCTGTGGTGATTCTTTACGCACTGGCACTGCAGCAACTCGGACGAACGGTATCCCTTCAAGCCTTCATTTGTGCGGGTTTGGTTATGGGACTGGCCCGAATTGCGCTCTATCGCATTCAAGGTCTGAGTAGGCGCAGAATTCTTCTGCTGCTGGGAAGAGAGAAGAGAGAGGGTTTGCGGAAGAGGATTGAAGAGAGTGGATTACCCTTTCGGGTGGCGGATTTGCCCGATTCCTTTGACGACTCCATAGAGAGCAGTCGTCTGATGGAACTTTGCCGAAAATTGCGAATCGATGAGGTAGTCGTGCCCGAGCAGTCGGGAGATTCTGATGCAGTTCCAATCTGGATGGAGTGTTTGGAAAGTGGAATTCAGGTCTCCCATGTGAGGGCGTTTGTCGAACGTTATTTCTACTGGGTAGATTGTTCAGATGTCGGGCCGAACTGGTTCCTTGAGCTGGATCTGCGCCTGACTCATCCGGTTTACCATCGATGGAAGCGACTTTCGGATATTCTTCTGGCAGGGATCGGACTAGTTTTAGCGATACCCCTTCTTGTCGTATTTTTGGTCTGTATTTGGTTGGAAACAGGGCGGCCTCTTTTCTTCCGTCAGACAAGGGTGGGACTGAGGGAGAGGCCGTTTTCGATTTGGAAACTGCGAACGATATCCGTGCTGCGCGAAGAGGAGACTCGGGATTCGGACCGTCTTCACGATTTTCGCGTGACTAGAATTGGCTACCTATTGCGTCGAAGTCGGCTCGACGAAGTTCCGCAATTTTGGAATATATTGAAAGGGGACATGTCCTTCATCGGGCCAAGGCCAGAGTGGCTTGATGTCGCGGAGGATCTGGAGAAACGGGTCCCGTTTTATCCTTATCGTTCATTGGTAAAGCCGGGTCTCACTGGTTGGGCGCAGATCAACTACGGCTATGCGGAAAGCGATGAGGAGGTGAGGGAGAAACTGGGGTTTGACCTCTACTACATCAAAAATGCTTCCGTTCTCCTCGACCTGCAGATCTTGATCCGGACGATTGGATCGATCATGCGGGGAAGTCGATAG